From the Garra rufa chromosome 23, GarRuf1.0, whole genome shotgun sequence genome, the window aaGTTGTTCCAAATAGTCAAACTTTCCAAAACCGTattttttctttgtgaaaaagggttaaaatgataaaaataagtCTGCTAATTAAAGTTCTTTTATGTGCCAAAGTACGCGCGACATGGCAAAACTCGTAAAATGTCTTAATAATAGAGTTCACTTTCGCCATATTCCCCGTTGAAAATAGCCCATTTCTCTCTATGTGCCGTTCAAATAGCAATGGCGCACACTCTCGTCTCGCTGAAGGAAAGGAGGTCAACAACGACGGCAATATTTCTTCTTCCATTTTGTGAGAAAGCCTTCTTCATGAAAGAAAGTCCCCCTAAAATGTCTCCACCCGCCTTCCTGCTCGCTTTTGGACACGACAAACAAACGGCGCGGGTCGGTTTTCCTGACCGAAAATTGTTTCCTTCGCAAAAAGCCCAGTGCATTCGCCTGGTGTATAGTAATACATTGGGTCTGTGCTGTGCAGAGTTTGCTGTGGGCTCGCAATGGCCGCTTGTCTTCATGCACTAACACTGAGAATATGGCTCCTTCTCTTTGTGTCAGCGCTCAGCCATTACACTGCTTTGCAATAAGGGGGAGCAGCGCGACTGCATTACCTACCTCACTTCAACTCTCAATTTAACACCCTTCTCACGCACGGAAAATTACCAAAATACCCGGGTTGCAACGACGAAagatagaatttttattttccGCCTCGAAAAACGCATACTTCGAGCTCGGCGGGGTAGAAAACACGATTTGAAAAAGTTGAAGCGAACTGCGCCTGTCTATGGCTCTGTAGCTTTGCCTTGTTTCCTATGCGAGTACAGTCAGCCATTACAGTAAAGCGCAGCTCCTGAGGTGATTTTTTTTCGCCCATATCTTTGTCATTTCAATATCACCGAGCGTATAAATTCACACACATAACAATGGCTTTGTGCTTTAATTTTTTCGCCagtctgctttttttctttcttatcaTTTCTCATAGTTCTTCTGACAGACATCCCTTGTAAAGCGCTGCAATGGCTGCTTGCTGGCACTATCACCGTCCATAGACCTTGTTTGTACGCAATTCTGTCACCTAGTTGTCCGCTTAACGTTACATTTCGAATAGgctgaataaattaatttttttcacattttcagtaTTTCAACCAGTCGAATAAAATCGACAATTTTCCGTGTTAATTTTACGGCGTAcatcaagacaaaaaaaaaaaaaaagcttaaggTTATTCTCATTTTCATTCTGAGGGGAAAATACCCTCATTTTTAACGTTTCACAAAAATCCCCCCGCGGAAAAAATACCTCTTTAACAAGCTAAATTTCAATTCCGTATGGCTTCCTATCCTTTTCTCGCATTTTTTGTACTTACCTCACACTTTGAAATGTCTACAAGCTGACACTTACCACTGTCTTGTCTGGATAGTGAATGTACTGCAATGGCTGTATGTGGATGTAATAGCCCTACGCAGTAGTCTGCTCTCTCAACCCTCTAGCATTACTCTCAATAGGGCTTCCACGCCATTGGTTGCCGCCACGGCGAACACACCTCCGATTGGCTGAGCGCTTTCCATTGTCCTAATAACAGCCGGCCCGCGATTGGCTGCCTTTTGTGAAACGTCACGATGGTTTTAAATGGCGGGTTAATACAAAATAcggagtgtatgtgtgtgtttcttGTCTCAGCTTAAAGCAAAGGCTGTGTGTACTGTGTTGGCTGTAGTAGTACTGTGTTCTATGTGTTCCACGCGGAGTGCTGAATGAATGAGTGAGTCAATGTGGACTGTCGGCGTTGCTGTGAGGTGCAAAACGCTGAATGAAAGTGGTGGGTCCGACTGACGCCCCGCTTTGATCAAACACTATATGAACATCCAAGTCAGATTTTAACCAAAatatgcaattatgagaaattttTATTAAGGTGCCTTAATCGGCAAGATTCGCTTTTGACTTTCAAATGTCTATTAATTACAAAGTTTCGAGATGATTCGACGTGAAACGACGCCAAAGCTGCTTTTCTAGAGGTGTTTAGTTACCCCTTGATTTGAATAATTAAAAGGTAGGACCTCAAAACAACGGTACAGGCTTTTCTATTCTAGGTGTTAAATTAACATTAATCTCGACATCGTATCATTAAGATTACATCAACCACTGACAGATTTACTTACATTTCATAATTGCAGTAGTAATTTTAGTAGATAGAATAGATAGTATGGAGTGGAATCAAAAAGAGCAATGATGGTGCACACTGATTCTTATTAGTTTGCTCTCAATATTTCTTCAAGCTCTATCTGAATGTCTCCGAAAAAGGCAGCGATATCTTAACATATGCATTTCTATTTAGGACATAATTAGAAACCAAATTATTTTCATACATAAACACACGCAAGAGCCGGAGCCTATGCATGTTAATGACTAAATCTTGGAAAAAATTATGCAAATTCGTATTGTGTGGGACGGGGGGCAGCAGATAAACCGCCGAGGGAGTCTGATGGGAAATTGATGCCCATATAGGCTTCTATTGTTTCATATGAGAGCAGCTGTAGCTCCCTACGACTCCTCAATACAGGCGCGTCGCCGCTCAAGCACATGCTCACAGACGCACTGGCATATGCTGCACTGAGCACACAGGCGCTCTTACTGACACTTGCAATAGGGTCCTTGAAAAGGTATTATCGATTAGATATGCTTTATACGGACATGTATATTTTTGATCCATGTTGATCTaacatatttacttttttattttcatttgggTATTTGTGTGGTATATTTGTTCTAATATCACGATTTCAAAAAGGAATAAAACAAgtgtaaaagagaaaaaaagtatTGTTAACTTtgatcaggaaaaaaaaaaaaaaagggtcagATAAACTACAGTACATTGACATCTAATGACTCCTGGTCGGTTTTATTTAATATGACGTGAGAATAAAAACTACTGtgtcatatacactaccagttaaaagtttttgaacagtaagatttgtaatgttttaagcatgcatttacttgatccaaaatacagcaaaaacagtaatattgtgaaatatttactatttaaaataagaatatatttttaaaatgtaatttattcctgtgatcaaagctagattttcagcatcattactccagtcttcagtttcacatgatccttcagaaatcattctaatatgctgatttgagaaacatttattattatcatcatcaatatttaaaacagtcaagtacttttttcaggattctttgataaatataaagatccaaagatcagcatttatctgaaataaaaagatacAAAAGATTCTGAAAGAAAACATTATACtctataccattcaaaacttGGAGTTAGTATAATTTGCTATTTATTTGGGGAAAATTACTTATTTGGGTtggggaagaaattatagaaattaaaacttttatttagatCAAATGTGATTTCATTAGTATTATCCAGGAAATTAAAGCACTAACAGAcacatatacactcttaaaaataaaggtgcttcacgatgccatagaagaacctttttgtctaaatggttccataaagaacctttaacatctgaagaacctttctgtttcacaaaaggttctttgtggcaaataaggttcttaagattataaaaaggtaagcaagaaatggttctttaaagaacctttgaccgaatggttctttgtagaaccaaaactggttattctatggcatcgcttgaagaaccttttaaagagtgtttatttttaagagtgtatgctatTTATgataaatgtaaattctgtaacACCTCAGTTTAGAACAGAAAGCGTTTACTTTTCTTTATTCTGCCTCGTTTTgactttaaattgaacaaaacaaCATATGGATATCTGATCACATAGCATGACCTTACTTTGTTTTGAAAGTCCATCTATTTTATTTCACATATGAAAACTAaactgctaaagctttttaaaattCATTTATATTTTCCTGTCTACTGTTTACTTATCTATTTTCTATATTAGCCAACTGTATTATGTATTTACTTTCTCCTTGCCATGCGTTTGCATAGTTGTACATATGTGTGCACAAAGATACAAATAAGGTTAGAGAGAGACTGTGAGTAgcaatatattaaattaataaattaattctaAAATCTAAATCGCGTTATTTAGACTCTTTAGAATTCTAAAACATTTCCTTCTCATTTAACACGTTTCTGCCTGTCTATTTACGTGTTTCTGTCTGGTAATTATAGTTTAGACTAGAGTGTTTAGATGTTGTTGATTCAATCCCTGCTGCTGGCCTAATTTAATTTCAGAGTATGTACAGCAACACACGCAGACAATCCGAATGATGGCGCTCTTGTGCCGCAAATGATTCTTTGTAAAAACTTTATTACTCGTTTCAAAAAAACCGGAAGTAGTACGTTAAGCGTACGACTGAGAGCATGCACATGGAAATGTCTCCTACCGGCGTGCTGGAATTACCGAATCCCTGTATAAAATCCACTCTGGAGTTTCTGCATATTCGATCCGGTTTCGAGGTATGTGTTGGTGCACATGATGTGCACACGGGAAATCGGTTGTGAAAGCAATCTTTACGCTTTTGGACGATCTGTTGGTCGCTCACTGTTGCTGTGGTTGTTCGCGCCTGGTAGTGCTCAACAAagaaatatctaaatatttaaaGACTGCTTTGTATGTATTTGCATACCTGGTCACTTTAAGCAGTTATTGAGAGCGTCTTAAATATTTAGCGTTTATACAAAACTCAGTTGTCTGTAAGAAAACAGTAAAGTGATCTACAACAGATATACTCCATTCACATTTATTTTCAATCTTATATGtgtatttaactttttaaagaatttttagaCAATGTTTAATATTAATGTGAAGTTCACTTCGGTTTACGAGACGTTCAGCATTCAAAACCTAACCGTAAGCAATGTATTTGCATACTAAATTTGATTGGTCAGCTGCTTCACGTGTATTTGCCTACTTAAATTAAACTGTTGTCTTACTGACGTACAAACACTAgtattttcttcaggaaatgcgAATCTAAAGATGTTTGCTTAATGTGTATTAGCCCTGAATGGGTCAGCTGATGTCTCAGAAATGAATTATTCTTTCTCACTGCAGCGCGTTCAGGCGGTGAGCCAGGTGTCACGGTTATGTCGAGTTTATGGCAGCGGGACTCCTCAAAGAACGGAAACCTCAGTGGCATGAGAATGAACGGCGAAGGCACTGGTATAGGGGCTCCGACCCCAGCGGTGGCGGGGTATTTGGGAAAAGTCAGTTATGCTCAGTTCTTTCCCTCTGTCACTCGTGCAAAGCTCCGCTCAAATTTAGTTCTGTCTTGTATGGAAAACTATCGAATTGACCCCCCATCTCAAACGAGAAAAACACGGAAATCTGTTTGTAAAAGGCGAAAGAATACTCATAAAAGCACTGAAGTTGTGTACTGCACATTAATTGTTTGTGTTTTCTGTGTTGTTCATTGATTGTGATTTCTCATATATCGTTTTTTGTTTACAGTGTGAAGACAGAAATGCCTCACCAGGGAACTGTCCTTGGTGTTTGGCAAAAGGGCAGACAAATGCCCTCCGCTTTTATGCCGTCAACTTGGAAGAGACTGTTCTGCTTTGTACAAATCCAGTGGTGAGGATGTTTTTATCTTGCTTGTTTATCAGAAAATGCTGACACTTTAGTGAATAGTCGAATGGATCTATCAAAACCAGTCACTAATATATCTGGTGGATTTTAATGTAAATCTAAAATGATAAGGTAATATTTGTATTGCATAATGGCCTGAATAATTGTTGCATtgtgaaacattttaaaaatgtaaaacattttattGTGTAAACAAAATGAGCTTAGTTTTGGTAAGCtgataaattaaagtaaaaaaaggttaaatcaaatatttaaacattatttaaaaaagtagtgtgttttcttattttttatttatgcttaTATTAGTTAAAAAAGAAGAGGTGCAATAAGTTGATACATTTAATAAGAATTTTTATTAGAGATGGTGTGaattacacacacaaacaaaacattttctatgaagaaaaaagtaaatgaataaaagtaaaaaatatatttatgtggATATTAGTTAAGAAATACAAGAAAATAAGGCttaattttggttaaaaaaaataaaaacaatcaaataatattttttgtgtgcCTATTTTTATTTATGCTGATATTAGTTTAGAAAGAAAAGAGGTGCAATAAATTGATACATTTATTAAGACTTGGTTTTGGTTAAgtaaataaaacctttttttagcTATTAGTTTTTTGTACCCATTTTTATTTATGCTAATATTAATTTGAAAAGTAAAGAAGtgcaataaattaatacatttaataagaaTTGCTATTGTAGATTGTTTGaattacacacacaaacaaacaaaaaaaaataaggcttattttttttttaatcaataaagtAAATTTATACTTTCTCCGTAGTTTTTTTGTCCCTATTTATTTATGCTGATTTTAGTTTAGAAAGATTAAGGTGCAGTAAGAATCACCATTGaaaatcaaacaaataaaaatctaaaGTGAAAAGCCTGTGAACACtgcagtaaaaagtattttttaataaaaaattacaaaaattaataaCTTAGCTTTTTAGAGAGAATTATGAAAGGGAAtgtttaatttgtaataaaattgttaattctCTTTATAGGAGAAAGTTTCAAATGTCTGTAAAAAAATTATCCATCCTAAAATTAGACTATTTTCTTATTGGAAAATATACTTTGTCCTTTTGATTTTATGGTGAGATACAAGCTGAGCATGTTTTGTGTAATGCACTCAATTGTTTAAGCTTTTATTATCGGTAAAATGATATTTGTCTTtgttttcaataatttttttaaagcttgATTGGCCAGTGAGATGGTTGTTAACATCTGTGAtgtgtttttctttcattttgcaGTGCCTTTACCCATTAGTCAGTAGATCTCTGGAAGACGTTCGTGCTAGCTTGTCTAAAGATGGATGCAAGAGGAACATTTCTTCCCTGTCTAATGTGGATGATGCATCCTCCCCTTCAAAGCGATCGAGAGAGGAGAAACTTGACATTTTGTCTGCTGCGCCTGAGCCATGTGGCGCTGACGTCAATGACGCCGCCTTTCTAGATGACACTGTTGAAACACAAATGTTTACTGATGAACAATCAATACTTGGAAAGGCTGACACTAATAATGGCACTGAGGAAGAACATCCAGAAGAGCTACCTTCTGCTCCTGCCATCAATGAGGATTTAGATTTGTGTGGCAAGAAGGATGATTGTGTATCTAGTACTCAAGATGAGGTGGAGGAGATCTCTGGAATGGATGTAGATGTGGAATTAGCAGAGCTGGTACCCTTGCAACCTCATCTCTTCTGGAAAAATGAGGACAACCTGTGCTGGTTGGATTCATTGTTGGCGATGCTCGTGAACTGCAGGACTATCAGAGAGACTCCGTGTCAGGATGTAAAGCTGATTGATAAGCTGACATCAGTGCCTTCCAGCAGCTCTGCTGTCTGGGACCTTTGCTCCACATATGATAAGACATGTGCATATCTGAAAGCTAAGGAGCAACAGAGTGAAGGTAAGAGAAAGCAAACCCTTTCAGGGCtcaaaatcatttttgtatatatacatacagtcaaactaaaatttattcagacaccttcaacatttctcatattatcacagtttattagctagaaaatggtaatacagtatgacaagaactcaggtgttaaactgtgtcagaacaaattcatagGTATAACAAATTGATAAAATCTTTCTTTACTATGTTATAAAGTTAACTAagttatttaacattaaattgtTTGTTCATAAATATTTACACCCTATAACTTTATAGTTGTATTTTATCAACTTATGTAACTAAAGTTGTAGGgtgttaaaatatatacatatgagAATACATATACAATTTAATCTTACATAACTTACAATTAACATTATTATAATGTGTTaaagaataataaatattttatcaatTTATATTCTATAAATAGTTATAGACAGTGTTACTGTATATGAATACATATAATTTGATGTTaacttttttataatgtattaaagaataaatattgttacatttgCTTCTTGGTTCTTCATAATGTAGTGTAAAAAGTTAAACttatttaatagtttatttaaaatagtaataatcaCATGTTTGTATATTAAAACActgtaatataaatgtaaattgatgCAGTTTATACTGATGATGCAAAATACACTTTTCTAAAGTGGTTTGCATTCTCAAGCTGGAAAGCTAACCTGTTTTTCTCTGTACAGATAAGGTAACCAAAGTCCCTGCTGATGTCCTGTGTGAGGCAGAGCGGCGGCTGTCTGCTCTCCGTCTGTCACTCTTCAAACTCCTTCAGCCTACACTCAAGTGTGAAATTGGTAAAATGGTTCAACAGTTAATCATAAAGCCGTTTGATATCAATCTGTTGCTAGTCATTTACATTGAGTGATAATCTTGTCTGTCACACAGGTCAGCAGGAAACACCCGTGTTTGCTCTCCCTCTCCTTCTACGCTCGGACAAGTGGGCTCAGGATCTCTTCCAGCACACCATCCGTTGGGAATTTAAGTGCACTTCTTGTAGCTATACTGTAAATGACAGGTAAAGGTTTTAGACTTgtcattttaaatcatttgtaTTTAGTAATAAAACTTTTGATTTAGTAAATAATTATATGTAACACAACCCTCCTTTTGTCTTTCAGTGTTGAGAAGACTCTTACAACGTTCACTCAGATTCTAAATGACTGGCATCCACTAAAAGCCATCCACCGTACTCAGTGCAGTAACTGCAACCGTAAAAACCAGAGGAGGAAAATGGTGCTTGAACAGTAAGAGCTGGAATAACTAGAACTTGCTTTTCCCCCCTTAAACTCCACCTTGTTTCATCacaatttatccttttgatctttgcGGTTGGTTGATAATTGtctttgttcattttttgcaggcTTTCCTCTGTGTTTGCGGTGCACTTTGTGGAGGGCTTGCCTAGGAGAGACCTCTCTAAATGCTCGTTTGAGTTCCAGGGCGCACATTACTCTGTTAGCACTGTTATCCAGTACAATAAGCGTCTAAAGCACTTCGCCACTTGGATCCGCCAGAGCAATGGTAAGTCTTTTATTCTGCAAGTTCATTAGATGATCTATTTACACTACCATTTGAAAAAGTGTTTTTgcttacttttattcagcaaatactaggggtgtgcaatatatatatatattagtggtgggccgttatcggcgttaacgtgctgcgttaacgtgagactcttatcgggcgattaaaaaaaaatatcgccgttaatctattctcaaagttgggttgggagctgggtctaaactacgcaagatatgatgactttcaccttgatattttagcacggatgacgtatacctagtcgaattgcactgtagggggcgag encodes:
- the uspl1 gene encoding SUMO-specific isopeptidase USPL1, with the translated sequence MSSLWQRDSSKNGNLSGMRMNGEGTGIGAPTPAVAGYLGKCEDRNASPGNCPWCLAKGQTNALRFYAVNLEETVLLCTNPVCLYPLVSRSLEDVRASLSKDGCKRNISSLSNVDDASSPSKRSREEKLDILSAAPEPCGADVNDAAFLDDTVETQMFTDEQSILGKADTNNGTEEEHPEELPSAPAINEDLDLCGKKDDCVSSTQDEVEEISGMDVDVELAELVPLQPHLFWKNEDNLCWLDSLLAMLVNCRTIRETPCQDVKLIDKLTSVPSSSSAVWDLCSTYDKTCAYLKAKEQQSEDKVTKVPADVLCEAERRLSALRLSLFKLLQPTLKCEIGQQETPVFALPLLLRSDKWAQDLFQHTIRWEFKCTSCSYTVNDSVEKTLTTFTQILNDWHPLKAIHRTQCSNCNRKNQRRKMVLEQLSSVFAVHFVEGLPRRDLSKCSFEFQGAHYSVSTVIQYNKRLKHFATWIRQSNGSWLELDDLKYPHSIIHKRFTFPSNEIHIVFWEAESTKDEASEVCSPTAPSALTNLNVKPPHELSDSVANDTCVLSALTVGDMTTVGTLDASIGSTTLLDTFEGLSHTDIVTLTLVEESKATEAVKIPQTQAITPAALPVASNSSYISKPVCHPSNPPKPQSSSGLKEGSFVSNADVVKPPVATNGHAPFASPLLQHHPSFQSTPVRLLPPAPKPKPILKCDNEALPAKPADMFGGFINKKLPSGMNPAVAPQHKPVTLPGGICPSVKKNPSLDQQPISTTEALRLKLLKKLKAKKKKLAKLNQLLGSSGESAPKPDSTALSSPYSVTSSTSAYDSPAYDQFFAELLSPATTASNLSPDSTGLLEMLSNGQNVETMVGSAQQNPSMATVVPEATLTFPSSTNDSVLNLEDYIQSGMGQTAIDNTDFNGLDIFF